The Deltaproteobacteria bacterium genome has a segment encoding these proteins:
- a CDS encoding NAD(P) transhydrogenase subunit alpha, with protein MKIGVPRESAAGERRIALVPESAKKLVEQGNEVVIERARSASVDFSDAAYTAAGARIAADAGEVLAGSDLVLKIQPPSEAEIASLRTGAVLVAILQPFQNGDTVRRLAEKSVTGFSLDLLPRITRAQAMDVLSSMSTIAGYKGVLIAAAALPKMVPLLMTAAGTLKPARFLILGVGVAGLQAIATARRLGAVVEAFDIRPAVKEQVESLGARFVAHEAIQSGGETKGGYATELTPEQQARQREALGKHIGEADAILCSALVPGRRAPILLSAEQVALMRPGSVVVDLAADQGGNCALTKPGETVEHGGVRVLAPLNVPASVPLHASQMLSRNFQNFLLHVLKKGELQLDLADEITSGTLVTRDGKIVHAAVESALRG; from the coding sequence GTGAAGATCGGCGTGCCCCGCGAGTCCGCGGCCGGAGAGCGGCGCATCGCGCTCGTCCCCGAGTCGGCCAAGAAGCTCGTCGAGCAGGGCAACGAGGTCGTGATCGAGAGGGCGCGCAGCGCCTCGGTCGACTTTTCGGACGCGGCCTACACGGCTGCGGGCGCGCGGATCGCCGCCGACGCGGGGGAGGTCCTGGCCGGAAGCGACCTGGTCCTGAAGATCCAGCCGCCCTCGGAAGCGGAGATCGCATCGCTGCGCACCGGCGCGGTCCTGGTCGCGATCCTGCAGCCGTTCCAGAACGGCGACACCGTCCGGCGTCTGGCCGAGAAATCCGTGACCGGCTTCTCGCTCGACCTGCTGCCGCGAATCACGCGCGCGCAGGCGATGGACGTGCTCTCGTCGATGAGCACGATCGCGGGCTACAAGGGCGTGCTGATCGCGGCCGCCGCGCTGCCGAAGATGGTGCCCCTCCTGATGACGGCCGCCGGGACGCTGAAGCCCGCGCGCTTCCTGATCCTGGGCGTCGGCGTCGCGGGCTTGCAGGCGATCGCGACCGCGCGGCGGCTGGGCGCGGTGGTCGAGGCCTTCGACATCCGACCCGCGGTGAAGGAGCAGGTCGAGAGCCTCGGCGCGCGCTTCGTCGCGCACGAGGCGATCCAGAGCGGCGGCGAGACCAAGGGCGGCTACGCCACCGAGCTCACGCCCGAGCAGCAGGCGCGGCAGCGCGAGGCGCTCGGCAAGCACATCGGCGAGGCCGACGCGATCCTCTGCTCCGCGCTGGTGCCAGGCCGCCGCGCGCCGATCCTGCTCAGCGCCGAGCAGGTCGCGCTGATGCGGCCGGGCTCGGTCGTGGTCGACCTGGCCGCCGATCAGGGCGGCAACTGCGCGCTCACCAAGCCGGGCGAGACCGTCGAGCACGGGGGGGTGCGCGTGCTCGCGCCGCTGAACGTTCCCGCGAGCGTCCCCCTGCACGCGAGCCAGATGCTCTCGCGCAACTTCCAGAACTTCCTGCTCCACGTGCTGAAGAAGGGCGAGCTGCAGCTCGACCTGGCCGACGAGATCACCAGCGGCACGCTCGTGACCCGCGACGGGAAGATCGTGCACGCTGCGGTGGAGTCAGCGCTTCGGGGCTGA
- a CDS encoding M18 family aminopeptidase — MPEAARDLLAFIDASPTPYHAVAEATRRLRAAGYAECAEQELWSLAPGDRRFVVRHGGSLVAFAIGSESPVDAGFRIVGAHTDSPNLRLKPCSDTCAQGYRQLAVEPYGGLLLHTWLDRDLSIAGRVTLRDGGALLTVLLDFDRPLARVPSLAIHLNRDLKEKGLQLNAQTHSLPLVGLEDAPALAPLLATELRAQAVADVAPDAILAFDLMLYDAQPAAIIGADGALLVAPRLDNLASCHAAVSALVHDGARMDLGRATRAIVLYDHEEVGSESVEGAGGNLLVETLERIVAAFKGGAAQGLARARARSRVVSADMAHAVHPNFADKHEPGHKPVLGRGPVIKSNVNQSYATDAVTAAEFAELCAGAGVVPQRFSSRNDQPCGSTIGPITASRTGIPTVDVGNPMLSMHSCRELAGTADVAPMIRVLQAFFAGAS; from the coding sequence ATGCCGGAAGCCGCGCGCGATCTGCTCGCGTTCATCGACGCCTCGCCCACGCCGTACCACGCGGTCGCGGAGGCGACGCGGCGGCTGCGCGCCGCGGGCTACGCGGAGTGCGCGGAGCAGGAGCTCTGGAGCCTCGCGCCGGGCGACCGGCGCTTCGTCGTGCGCCACGGCGGAAGCCTGGTGGCGTTCGCGATCGGAAGCGAGTCGCCGGTCGATGCCGGCTTCCGCATCGTCGGCGCGCACACGGACTCGCCGAACCTGCGGCTCAAGCCGTGCTCGGACACATGCGCGCAGGGCTATCGCCAGCTCGCGGTCGAGCCCTACGGGGGACTGCTTCTCCACACCTGGCTCGACCGCGATCTCTCGATCGCCGGCCGCGTGACGCTCCGCGACGGCGGGGCGCTGCTCACGGTCCTGCTCGACTTCGACCGCCCGCTCGCGCGCGTGCCGAGCCTGGCGATCCACCTGAACCGCGACTTGAAAGAGAAGGGCCTGCAGCTGAACGCTCAGACCCATTCGCTTCCGCTCGTGGGTCTGGAGGACGCGCCGGCGCTGGCACCGCTGCTCGCGACCGAGCTCCGCGCGCAGGCCGTCGCCGACGTGGCGCCCGACGCGATCCTGGCCTTCGATCTGATGCTCTACGACGCGCAGCCCGCAGCGATCATTGGCGCGGACGGCGCGCTGCTGGTCGCGCCGCGGCTCGACAACCTGGCCTCGTGTCACGCGGCGGTGTCGGCGCTCGTCCACGACGGCGCACGCATGGACCTGGGCCGCGCGACGCGCGCGATCGTGCTCTACGACCACGAGGAGGTCGGCAGCGAGAGCGTGGAGGGCGCGGGCGGGAATCTGCTGGTCGAGACGCTGGAGCGGATCGTCGCGGCGTTCAAGGGCGGGGCCGCGCAGGGGCTCGCGCGCGCGCGCGCCCGCTCGCGGGTCGTCTCGGCCGACATGGCGCACGCCGTGCACCCGAACTTCGCCGACAAGCACGAGCCCGGGCACAAGCCCGTGCTCGGGCGCGGGCCGGTGATCAAGTCGAACGTGAACCAGTCCTACGCGACCGACGCCGTGACGGCCGCCGAGTTCGCCGAGCTCTGCGCCGGCGCCGGCGTCGTGCCGCAGCGCTTCAGCTCGCGAAACGACCAGCCGTGCGGCTCGACGATCGGGCCGATCACCGCTTCGCGCACGGGAATTCCGACCGTCGACGTCGGAAATCCCATGCTCTCGATGCACTCGTGCCGCGAGCTGGCCGGGACGGCCGACGTGGCGCCGATGATCCGCGTGCTCCAGGCGTTCTTCGCCGGGGCCAGCTAG